A single Candidatus Abyssobacteria bacterium SURF_5 DNA region contains:
- a CDS encoding ABC transporter ATP-binding protein has product MEELKKYIRIISYLKPYKWLVLLTMLCSILVASSMAGAIGGIKPAADLLFGEFNVSQYRKLPLMDTAAGAALLDAVHSFFTRDKFLTLVIISSVVVALTALRAVFKFIQGYTGGYLANRLRMDVSIELHDKIMDQSLSFFSKQGVGNTISVFSYDIALIHQGAKIIFDKIVLEPLNIVTGLTIAFVINPKLATLAVIGLPLVGYAITRFGRQVKKNTRRSLQNSAGILSLLQESLFGIKIVKSFVMDDYERERFINENRRLLKNIMRAVRARELVSPVVEVVAALGVGLFILLGGRDVLSGKMSSGSFIAFYAALGSVFTPLRSLSKAVSEIQTSLAGATRVFAFMDHLPEIKDPPSAVEMQKIAGHVRFEGITFGYDQKNPVIRDLTFEAQAGEKVALVGLSGAGKTTVINLLLRFYDPQQGRICIDGVDIRSVTQASLRSQIGLVTQETILFNDTVANNIAFGRKDFPRERIIAAAKAANAHEFIEQLPQGYDTVIGEGGMLLSGGQRQRLAIARTILKDPAIFILDEATSSLDSENESLIQDALARLIEGRTTFVIAHRLSTIQNADKIVVLDQGRIEAIGPHKELYNTSPIYRSLYEKQFLAPPESVEVVSEEQA; this is encoded by the coding sequence ATGGAAGAGCTGAAGAAATATATCCGGATCATCTCGTATCTGAAGCCGTACAAGTGGCTCGTGCTGCTCACGATGCTCTGCTCGATCCTGGTGGCCTCCTCGATGGCGGGCGCAATCGGCGGAATCAAGCCCGCCGCCGACCTGTTGTTCGGCGAGTTCAACGTCTCGCAGTATCGAAAACTGCCGCTGATGGATACCGCCGCGGGCGCCGCTCTTCTTGATGCCGTCCATTCCTTTTTCACGCGCGACAAGTTTCTGACCCTCGTCATCATCTCGTCCGTCGTGGTCGCGTTGACCGCTCTTCGGGCTGTGTTCAAATTCATCCAGGGCTACACGGGAGGATATCTCGCGAATCGCTTAAGAATGGATGTCTCGATCGAGCTGCACGACAAGATAATGGATCAGTCGCTTTCCTTTTTCTCGAAGCAGGGGGTCGGCAACACGATCTCGGTTTTCAGTTACGATATCGCTCTCATTCATCAGGGCGCAAAGATAATCTTCGACAAGATCGTGCTGGAGCCGCTGAATATCGTTACCGGATTGACAATCGCCTTTGTCATTAACCCGAAGCTGGCGACTCTGGCGGTCATCGGGCTGCCACTGGTCGGCTATGCAATCACCAGATTCGGACGGCAGGTGAAGAAGAATACGCGGCGCAGCCTGCAGAACAGCGCCGGAATCCTTTCGCTCCTGCAGGAAAGCCTGTTCGGGATCAAGATCGTGAAGTCGTTCGTCATGGACGATTATGAGCGCGAGCGCTTCATCAATGAGAACCGGCGCTTGCTCAAAAACATTATGCGAGCGGTGCGCGCGCGCGAACTGGTTTCGCCCGTGGTCGAGGTGGTGGCGGCGCTGGGAGTAGGTCTTTTCATTCTGCTCGGCGGGCGCGATGTGCTCAGCGGCAAGATGTCGTCGGGCAGCTTCATCGCATTTTATGCGGCCCTCGGCAGCGTGTTCACTCCACTTCGCTCGCTCTCGAAAGCGGTGAGCGAAATCCAGACCAGTCTGGCCGGCGCGACCAGGGTGTTCGCGTTCATGGACCATTTGCCGGAAATCAAGGACCCGCCCAGCGCCGTTGAGATGCAGAAGATCGCCGGCCACGTACGGTTTGAAGGGATTACGTTCGGCTACGATCAGAAGAATCCGGTCATCCGGGACCTCACCTTCGAAGCGCAAGCGGGCGAAAAGGTCGCCCTCGTCGGTCTGAGCGGAGCGGGCAAGACGACTGTGATCAACCTGCTGCTCCGTTTCTATGATCCGCAGCAAGGCCGCATCTGCATCGATGGGGTGGATATCCGTTCGGTGACCCAGGCTTCGCTGCGCTCGCAGATCGGGCTGGTCACGCAGGAAACAATCCTGTTCAACGACACCGTCGCAAACAATATCGCCTTTGGCAGGAAGGATTTTCCGCGCGAGAGAATCATTGCGGCGGCGAAGGCCGCGAACGCGCACGAGTTTATCGAGCAATTGCCGCAGGGTTATGATACCGTCATCGGCGAGGGCGGCATGCTTCTCTCGGGCGGCCAGCGCCAGCGGCTCGCCATCGCGCGCACGATCCTGAAGGACCCGGCCATCTTCATCCTTGATGAGGCCACCTCCTCGCTCGACAGCGAGAACGAGTCCCTCATCCAGGACGCGCTCGCGCGTCTGATCGAAGGGCGAACCACCTTTGTCATCGCGCATCGGCTCTCCACGATACAAAACGCCGATAAGATTGTCGTGCTCGACCAGGGCCGCATCGAAGCGATCGGCCCCCACAAGGAACTGTACAATACCAGCCCCATCTACCGCAGCCTCTACGAAAAGCAGTTCCTGGCGCCGCCGGAATCGGTCGAGGTCGTGAGCGAGGAGCAAGCTTAA
- a CDS encoding glycosyltransferase family 1 protein has protein sequence MTASSLHINDQATWRGGEQQVSYLLKGLKERGERAELIAQPESVLGRLAREAKITVHPIRMRGELDIVAARQIARLIRSKGFDVVHMHTAHAHTLGCLASAFNPRPLCIVSRRVDFPINQKPLGIPALKYRWRVDHYIAISKAVKQVLVNGGVRSKKISIVHSGVAPRTPFRSREEVRQTLGLADDAPLVGNIGALVDHKGHRYLIEAIPLVLKKVPAAKFVIIGDGELRESLEALSSRLGIDDAIMFLGFQADPISYLAAIDLFVAPSHMEGLNTSIIDAMMLARPIVATQAGGIPELVENERTGLLVPPKNPGALADAIVRLLGNPEKAAELARAAREKAMEHFTADRMVEGTLAVYSRLLEEKWKS, from the coding sequence ATGACAGCAAGTTCCCTGCACATAAATGATCAGGCCACGTGGCGCGGCGGCGAGCAGCAGGTGTCTTATCTTCTGAAGGGACTGAAGGAGCGCGGCGAGCGCGCCGAACTGATCGCCCAGCCGGAGAGCGTCCTCGGACGGCTTGCGCGCGAGGCCAAAATTACGGTGCATCCGATCCGCATGCGCGGCGAGCTCGATATAGTTGCCGCACGCCAGATCGCCCGCCTCATCCGAAGCAAGGGGTTTGACGTCGTCCACATGCACACGGCCCACGCGCATACGCTCGGATGCCTGGCATCCGCTTTCAACCCGCGCCCGCTCTGTATCGTATCGCGGCGGGTCGATTTCCCGATCAACCAAAAGCCCCTCGGCATCCCCGCGCTGAAGTATCGCTGGCGCGTCGACCACTACATCGCGATATCCAAGGCGGTGAAACAAGTGCTCGTTAACGGCGGTGTTCGCTCCAAGAAAATCTCGATCGTCCACAGCGGGGTCGCGCCCCGGACCCCCTTCCGATCGCGCGAGGAAGTCAGACAGACCCTGGGCCTCGCAGATGACGCGCCGCTCGTCGGCAATATAGGCGCACTCGTCGATCACAAGGGACATCGTTACCTCATCGAGGCGATTCCGCTCGTTCTTAAGAAGGTCCCCGCCGCCAAATTCGTTATTATCGGAGACGGCGAGTTGAGGGAGTCGCTCGAAGCGTTATCTTCCCGACTGGGAATCGATGATGCTATAATGTTTTTGGGATTTCAGGCCGACCCAATCAGCTATCTGGCCGCGATTGACCTGTTCGTGGCGCCGTCTCATATGGAGGGCCTGAACACCTCCATTATCGACGCGATGATGCTTGCGCGCCCGATAGTCGCGACACAGGCGGGCGGGATTCCCGAGCTTGTCGAAAACGAACGGACCGGGCTGCTTGTCCCTCCGAAGAATCCGGGGGCGCTTGCCGACGCCATTGTGAGACTGCTCGGGAACCCGGAAAAAGCCGCCGAACTCGCGCGCGCAGCACGTGAAAAGGCGATGGAGCATTTTACCGCGGATCGGATGGTCGAAGGGACGCTGGCGGTTTACAGCCGGCTCCTCGAGGAAAAATGGAAGAGCTGA
- a CDS encoding class I SAM-dependent methyltransferase encodes MQELAAVEKVWIKCPICGNDDMEKLFSRDDYQHVRCRKCTLVYVNPRHSDPGRMNAALFGQIRPSWTIADNRVHTMDLASLQTHADRLRNFPAKKYAQELKYMETYRKSGRLLDVGCGDGKFLLAASGRAWNVSGVEIAPEQAALCRERFGLDVRCGTLDEAGFESGAFDVVRLNQVIEHVAEPLNLLREIGRALRPGGLLSLSTINIKSFSYFFQRERWVHLGGPSNEHIVFFSRQTLDRALTATGFKSLRWNTSGCRLRSRATLEKNFWDRSIRIPEKFLGAFAELTGRGGRIHVYAQVLPAPAGKYLE; translated from the coding sequence GTGCAAGAATTAGCTGCGGTCGAAAAGGTATGGATCAAGTGTCCCATTTGCGGAAACGATGATATGGAGAAGCTTTTCTCCAGGGACGACTACCAGCACGTGCGCTGCCGGAAGTGCACCCTCGTCTATGTGAATCCAAGGCATTCGGATCCAGGCCGGATGAATGCCGCTCTCTTTGGTCAGATACGCCCATCGTGGACGATTGCGGACAATAGGGTGCACACGATGGACTTGGCCTCCCTGCAAACGCATGCCGACCGCCTGCGGAATTTTCCGGCAAAGAAATACGCGCAGGAGCTAAAATACATGGAGACGTATCGAAAATCCGGGCGGCTCCTCGATGTCGGCTGTGGGGACGGAAAATTCCTGCTGGCTGCGAGCGGCCGCGCCTGGAACGTGAGCGGGGTCGAGATCGCGCCCGAACAGGCGGCTTTGTGCAGAGAGAGGTTTGGCCTTGATGTCCGATGCGGAACTCTTGATGAGGCCGGATTCGAAAGCGGAGCGTTCGACGTTGTGCGCCTGAACCAGGTCATCGAACATGTGGCCGAGCCCCTGAATCTGCTCCGCGAGATCGGGAGAGCGCTGCGCCCCGGTGGATTGCTCAGCCTTTCCACGATCAATATCAAGAGCTTCTCGTATTTTTTTCAGCGCGAAAGATGGGTCCATCTCGGCGGACCCAGTAATGAGCATATCGTTTTCTTTTCGCGGCAGACTCTCGACCGCGCGCTTACCGCGACAGGCTTTAAGAGCCTTCGATGGAACACAAGCGGGTGCCGGCTGAGGAGCCGGGCTACTCTGGAAAAGAATTTTTGGGACAGAAGTATCAGGATACCGGAAAAATTTCTTGGCGCCTTCGCCGAATTGACTGGAAGAGGCGGAAGGATCCACGTGTATGCGCAAGTTCTGCCCGCGCCTGCAGGTAAATATTTGGAATGA
- a CDS encoding class I SAM-dependent methyltransferase: MEQTVIIEKVWVNCPVCGQDDAERLFSRENYQHVRCRNCTLVYVNPQHCDTGRMNAALFGQTHQAWVTASQRVRAMDPNSLEKHVERLRDRPVKKYARELKYMEKFRKSEWLLDVGCADGKFLMAAAGRGWSVSGVEIAPEQAALCRERLGLDVRCGMLHEAGFESGTFDVVRLNQVIEHVAEPRQLFQEIRRVLRPGGLLSLATVNINSFSYRFLGERWNYLGGSNNEHIVFFSRRTLDRILSTTGFKSLQWKTNGCRLKNPGTLTNGLRDRCIKGAEKMIGAFAELAGKGGRIHVYAQVVRD, encoded by the coding sequence ATGGAACAAACAGTAATAATTGAAAAGGTGTGGGTCAATTGTCCCGTTTGCGGGCAGGATGACGCCGAGCGCCTTTTTTCCAGAGAAAACTATCAGCACGTTCGCTGCCGGAATTGCACCCTCGTTTATGTCAACCCGCAGCACTGCGACACGGGCCGGATGAACGCTGCGCTTTTCGGACAGACGCATCAAGCCTGGGTTACGGCGTCGCAGCGAGTGCGCGCCATGGACCCGAACTCCCTCGAAAAACACGTAGAACGCCTTCGGGATCGTCCGGTAAAGAAATACGCGCGCGAGCTGAAATACATGGAGAAGTTCCGGAAATCCGAATGGCTTTTGGATGTGGGTTGCGCCGATGGGAAATTTCTGATGGCGGCCGCGGGCCGCGGCTGGAGCGTGAGCGGAGTCGAGATTGCGCCCGAGCAGGCGGCTCTGTGCAGAGAGAGGCTTGGGCTGGACGTCCGATGCGGCATGCTTCATGAGGCCGGATTCGAAAGCGGCACGTTCGATGTGGTCCGTCTCAACCAGGTCATCGAGCACGTCGCCGAGCCCCGCCAACTGTTTCAGGAAATCAGGAGAGTGCTGCGTCCGGGCGGACTGCTCAGTCTTGCCACGGTTAACATCAATAGCTTCTCGTATAGATTCCTGGGCGAGCGGTGGAACTACCTCGGCGGTTCAAATAATGAGCACATCGTTTTCTTTTCCCGGCGGACTCTTGATCGGATTCTGTCGACAACTGGTTTCAAGAGCCTGCAGTGGAAAACAAACGGATGCCGGCTGAAAAATCCGGGCACTCTCACAAATGGGCTTCGGGACAGGTGCATAAAGGGAGCGGAAAAAATGATCGGCGCCTTTGCCGAGTTGGCTGGAAAAGGCGGAAGGATACATGTATACGCGCAGGTCGTTCGTGATTGA
- a CDS encoding glycosyltransferase family 9 protein, with protein MHESQMSDPKTIIEAYEAGRIRRILLIRVSRVGDLIFTTPSIRRLKARFPKAEFHFLTNAYSQQVLQGNPHISRVHLMDRKSIGWRLFGLTPAAAALRKAGIDLVIPFRWRNEYKPLFKKIEAPFVYRLTNTGATNESSHVAERLLDGLAPLGVEPDDRGMEVFFGEDEKRAVDEFLARLGLEKGPVVVLHPGCHQTRKARRGGSAAKRIWPAAHWAELVQHLHRKNGSSPILTGFSGGDIAGNEEICRISGLYIPQFTGGSLNGLAALLARADAFVCGDTGPLHVASAVSAPTVALFGPSRPEVTGPYRNRGGAIVLQKQIECVPCKGNDIKCSDNKCMKQISVQDVCNSLSQFFETRTQP; from the coding sequence ATGCATGAATCACAAATGAGCGACCCAAAAACCATCATCGAAGCTTATGAAGCCGGGCGCATCAGGAGAATCCTTCTCATCCGCGTGTCGCGCGTGGGCGACCTCATTTTCACGACGCCCTCTATCCGGCGACTGAAGGCCCGTTTCCCGAAGGCCGAATTTCATTTTCTGACAAACGCCTACTCGCAACAGGTGCTCCAGGGAAACCCGCACATCAGCCGCGTCCATCTCATGGACCGCAAGTCGATCGGGTGGCGCTTGTTCGGGCTCACGCCGGCCGCGGCCGCGCTCAGGAAGGCCGGCATCGATCTCGTCATCCCGTTCCGATGGAGAAACGAATATAAGCCGCTGTTCAAGAAAATCGAGGCGCCTTTCGTTTACCGTCTCACCAATACGGGCGCGACGAACGAGAGCAGCCACGTTGCGGAAAGGTTGTTGGACGGACTGGCCCCGCTCGGCGTCGAGCCGGACGATCGCGGAATGGAGGTTTTCTTTGGAGAAGACGAGAAGAGGGCGGTGGACGAATTTCTGGCGAGGCTTGGCCTGGAAAAGGGACCGGTCGTAGTGCTGCATCCCGGATGTCACCAGACACGAAAAGCCAGGCGCGGCGGCAGCGCCGCCAAACGCATCTGGCCGGCCGCTCACTGGGCGGAGCTCGTTCAGCATCTTCACCGAAAGAACGGCTCGTCGCCGATCCTTACCGGTTTTTCGGGCGGGGACATTGCCGGAAACGAGGAGATATGCCGCATCTCGGGATTGTACATCCCGCAGTTCACCGGGGGCAGTCTCAATGGCCTCGCGGCTCTTCTTGCCAGAGCCGACGCATTCGTCTGCGGCGATACCGGCCCGCTCCACGTAGCCTCGGCGGTCAGCGCGCCCACGGTGGCTCTTTTCGGGCCGTCGCGGCCGGAAGTGACCGGCCCTTACCGGAATCGGGGCGGCGCGATTGTTTTGCAGAAACAGATCGAGTGCGTTCCCTGCAAGGGGAACGACATCAAATGCAGCGACAACAAATGCATGAAACAGATCAGCGTGCAGGACGTCTGCAATTCACTCTCTCAATTTTTTGAGACACGAACGCAGCCGTGA
- a CDS encoding glycosyltransferase family 1 protein — MKLALLHPSLTNKRGAENLMMWLSGGLAARGHEVTLFTEAIARELWPEYSPETFEVHLLPRSGLRRLLKSKRVAVFQQVWRLSKLLEPFDIIVPSVPPSHLWVTQAKKMNPRINGHVFWYFEGPLRRFYWKVTERHLLDHQKHCINPNYNLHLSRDIEYHVMRDQKRKREREYSWDREAAGRIDRIIAYSRFSAESFEQVFSTPVSVCYPGIPCGQGNHNDSRQPGEYVLAVAPLWAKKNVYNIIEALAILSARSSQSAIKLKIVGKGPCLSDLKALAETRKLAPRIEFIEYLSDEELTEAYRKARMTVYVPIDEPFGLIAVESMNQRVPPIVSNHGGLAEIVTHGETGLLVNPFDPAEVARAIELLWNEEDKNLQMGLAGKQRVERLFTLDRCLDRFEDLIATETRKG, encoded by the coding sequence ATGAAGTTGGCGCTTCTGCATCCATCCTTGACCAATAAGAGGGGCGCAGAGAACCTGATGATGTGGTTAAGCGGCGGGTTGGCCGCCAGGGGTCATGAAGTCACCCTTTTCACGGAAGCGATCGCTCGCGAGTTGTGGCCGGAATATTCGCCCGAAACGTTCGAAGTCCACCTGCTTCCACGAAGCGGGTTGAGGAGACTGCTCAAATCCAAGAGAGTCGCTGTCTTTCAACAAGTCTGGCGCCTATCAAAGCTTCTCGAACCGTTTGACATCATTGTTCCGTCGGTCCCGCCCTCGCATCTCTGGGTCACGCAAGCCAAAAAAATGAATCCGCGGATAAACGGACACGTCTTCTGGTATTTCGAAGGGCCGCTGCGCCGTTTCTACTGGAAAGTCACTGAGCGCCACTTGCTTGATCATCAGAAGCACTGTATTAACCCCAACTACAATCTCCACCTTTCCCGCGATATCGAATATCATGTCATGCGGGATCAGAAGAGAAAAAGGGAGAGGGAGTATTCGTGGGATAGAGAGGCGGCCGGCAGAATCGACCGAATCATCGCGTACAGCAGATTCAGCGCCGAGAGTTTTGAACAGGTTTTCAGCACGCCGGTTTCGGTTTGTTATCCCGGGATTCCCTGCGGCCAGGGCAACCACAATGATTCGCGCCAGCCGGGCGAATACGTATTGGCGGTGGCTCCCCTCTGGGCAAAGAAGAACGTTTATAATATTATCGAAGCTCTCGCGATCTTATCCGCGCGATCCAGCCAAAGCGCAATCAAACTGAAGATAGTGGGAAAGGGGCCGTGTCTGTCGGATCTCAAGGCGCTGGCCGAAACCAGGAAACTCGCGCCCCGCATCGAATTTATAGAATATCTATCGGACGAAGAATTAACGGAAGCATACCGGAAGGCGCGGATGACCGTCTATGTTCCCATCGATGAACCGTTCGGGCTGATAGCGGTTGAATCCATGAATCAACGTGTACCCCCTATTGTGTCGAATCACGGAGGACTTGCAGAGATCGTGACCCACGGCGAAACCGGGCTCCTGGTCAACCCATTCGATCCCGCCGAGGTCGCGCGCGCCATCGAGTTGCTCTGGAATGAAGAAGACAAGAATCTTCAAATGGGTCTCGCCGGAAAACAGAGGGTCGAGCGGCTTTTTACTCTGGACCGGTGCCTGGATCGCTTCGAAGACTTGATAGCGACGGAAACGCGCAAAGGCTAA
- a CDS encoding glycosyltransferase, giving the protein MSGNPQKAVTIVIANYNGRALLEKYLPHAVAAADYYSFDTEIIVVDDASIDDSVAYLEKHHPSVRVIRHAVNLGFGRASDTGIRAARNPVVILLNTDVCVREDFIAPLVSHFAADDVFAVMAMSLREDGHTPGELVKVPFFKRGYLKFVSSENADLQKVVSENDGFPSYSFYAVGGHCALDRAKYFELKGFDELYYPFYFEDVDLCYRGWKRGWKTIFEPRSIVYHYHDSGSIRSKHREAYIGNIIRRNRLLFVWKNITSPRYFCLNHLLPVLFRSIAGIFVLDVSFLRALFGALRRLPLALKRRKEEKLQERILSDEEIFKLILSGSKSFKKELLHEVGASASILDQ; this is encoded by the coding sequence ATGTCAGGCAATCCCCAAAAAGCGGTGACAATCGTTATCGCCAATTACAATGGACGGGCGCTGCTGGAGAAGTATTTGCCGCACGCAGTGGCCGCTGCCGACTATTATTCTTTCGACACGGAGATAATCGTGGTTGATGATGCGAGCATCGACGACAGCGTCGCCTATCTGGAGAAGCATCATCCTTCGGTCCGGGTGATTCGGCATGCGGTGAACCTCGGCTTCGGGCGGGCCAGCGATACTGGAATCCGCGCCGCCCGAAATCCTGTTGTCATTTTGCTCAATACGGACGTCTGCGTGAGGGAGGATTTCATTGCTCCTCTTGTCTCGCACTTCGCCGCTGATGATGTTTTTGCGGTGATGGCGATGTCTCTGAGAGAGGACGGTCATACGCCGGGCGAACTGGTCAAGGTTCCATTCTTCAAGCGAGGATATCTAAAGTTTGTGAGCTCCGAAAATGCGGATTTGCAGAAGGTCGTTTCAGAGAACGACGGTTTTCCTTCTTACTCATTTTATGCAGTCGGCGGACACTGCGCCCTAGACAGGGCGAAATATTTTGAGTTAAAAGGCTTTGATGAATTATATTATCCTTTCTATTTTGAGGACGTGGATTTGTGCTACCGCGGATGGAAGAGAGGATGGAAGACGATCTTTGAGCCAAGAAGTATTGTCTACCACTATCACGACTCGGGCTCGATCCGATCGAAGCACCGAGAGGCCTATATCGGCAATATCATTCGGAGAAACCGATTGCTCTTCGTCTGGAAAAACATAACATCGCCAAGGTACTTCTGCTTGAATCACCTGCTTCCTGTATTGTTCAGAAGCATTGCAGGAATTTTCGTGCTCGACGTGAGCTTCCTCAGGGCTCTTTTCGGAGCGCTCCGGCGGCTGCCGCTCGCGTTGAAGAGACGAAAAGAAGAAAAGCTGCAGGAGCGGATACTGAGCGACGAAGAGATATTCAAACTGATACTGTCTGGCTCGAAAAGCTTCAAAAAGGAACTGCTTCATGAAGTTGGCGCTTCTGCATCCATCCTTGACCAATAA
- a CDS encoding glycosyltransferase codes for MLATIPQDTNKAPDVTIGLPVYNGESYLRQALDSLLAQDYPDFKLIISDNASTDSTSAICQEYAAKDRRIEYHRNERNIGALENFKQVFRMSDSKYFMWAAHDDLWRPSYIRKCVEALEQNPDAVLAYSDILFIDENGEPLDMPYSFGAGGCGLAGRVAAMAASKGRHIGWYEIYGVIRSDALRQTSLPRNVFGPDVVLMMELCLLGSFLRVPERLFLYRMVRKTPKEQLDQLAPENADKPLSLPYSGLCGNLLNVIWASKLSFLTKFSLHGVFIGALCLRNPRWVKKIQLEKTSLLAESLKMGNIKGGAKNLLLILVCTLARLSGKTWLALESGGRYVNRFFTGGKNRPQRMSTGY; via the coding sequence ATTTTGGCGACAATTCCTCAAGATACGAATAAGGCTCCGGATGTAACAATTGGTCTTCCCGTCTACAATGGGGAAAGCTATCTCCGGCAGGCGCTCGACTCGCTGCTCGCGCAGGATTATCCGGATTTCAAGCTGATCATTTCCGACAATGCCTCCACCGATTCCACCTCCGCCATCTGCCAGGAATACGCGGCAAAGGATCGTCGCATCGAATACCATCGGAACGAGCGGAATATCGGAGCTCTCGAGAACTTCAAGCAGGTGTTCCGGATGTCCGACTCGAAGTATTTCATGTGGGCGGCTCATGATGACCTGTGGCGCCCGTCCTACATTCGCAAATGCGTCGAGGCGCTCGAACAAAATCCGGATGCCGTGCTCGCGTACAGCGACATTCTGTTCATAGATGAGAATGGCGAGCCACTGGATATGCCTTATTCGTTCGGCGCCGGCGGCTGCGGTCTTGCGGGGCGCGTGGCCGCGATGGCCGCATCGAAGGGGCGCCACATTGGGTGGTACGAGATTTACGGGGTCATCCGAAGCGATGCCTTGAGGCAAACGTCTCTCCCGCGAAACGTCTTCGGGCCCGACGTGGTTCTCATGATGGAACTGTGTCTGCTCGGATCGTTCTTAAGGGTCCCGGAAAGACTTTTTCTCTATCGCATGGTCCGCAAAACGCCCAAGGAACAGTTGGATCAGCTCGCGCCGGAAAATGCCGACAAACCTCTGTCTCTGCCATATTCCGGACTTTGCGGAAATCTCTTGAACGTGATATGGGCCTCCAAGTTGAGTTTTCTCACAAAGTTTTCCCTGCACGGGGTCTTTATTGGCGCGTTGTGCCTTCGCAATCCGCGGTGGGTGAAGAAAATACAACTCGAAAAAACTTCTCTCCTCGCCGAGTCGCTGAAGATGGGAAACATCAAGGGAGGCGCGAAGAACCTGCTCCTCATCCTGGTCTGCACATTAGCTCGTCTTTCCGGAAAAACGTGGCTGGCGTTGGAAAGCGGCGGACGATACGTTAACAGGTTCTTTACGGGCGGCAAGAATCGACCACAGCGCATGAGCACCGGGTATTGA
- a CDS encoding cephalosporin hydroxylase produces MDIIEQFQKERKENIERLGKSQYLKQMGIDFIIKTAKYKYSYNFTWLGRPIIQFPQDILAMQEIIWEVKPDLIIETGIAHGGSIVLSASMLELIGKGEVLGIDIDIRPHNRKAIEEHPLYKRITLLEGSSIASEILSKVENFAKMRDKILVFLDSSHTYDHVLAELRTYSKFVSIGSYLVVFDTVIEDMPEELFSGKPWKKGNNPKIAVRDFLKMTDAFVEVDDIPNKLLITVAPGGYLKRVR; encoded by the coding sequence ATGGATATTATTGAACAGTTTCAAAAAGAAAGAAAAGAAAATATTGAACGGCTGGGCAAGAGTCAATATCTTAAACAAATGGGCATCGACTTCATTATTAAGACTGCCAAATATAAATACTCCTATAATTTCACATGGCTCGGCAGGCCTATAATACAGTTCCCCCAGGATATCCTTGCGATGCAGGAGATCATTTGGGAGGTCAAACCGGATTTGATCATTGAAACGGGCATAGCGCATGGAGGATCGATTGTTCTTTCTGCTTCAATGCTTGAGTTAATCGGTAAGGGAGAGGTTCTGGGAATCGATATCGACATCCGCCCGCACAACCGTAAGGCTATCGAGGAACATCCTCTATATAAACGCATTACGCTTCTTGAAGGTTCTTCCATTGCGTCCGAGATTCTCAGTAAGGTCGAGAATTTCGCGAAGATGAGGGATAAAATCCTGGTCTTTCTTGATTCCTCTCATACGTATGATCATGTCCTCGCAGAATTAAGAACTTATTCCAAATTTGTTTCAATAGGAAGTTATTTGGTAGTTTTTGACACGGTGATAGAAGACATGCCCGAGGAGCTTTTTAGTGGAAAACCTTGGAAGAAAGGCAACAATCCGAAAATCGCCGTCAGGGATTTTTTGAAAATGACTGATGCTTTCGTTGAAGTAGATGATATCCCGAACAAGCTTCTCATAACCGTTGCGCCTGGTGGCTATCTCAAAAGAGTCAGATAA
- a CDS encoding acetyltransferase — protein sequence MKKIVLWGATGQAVVLEEFLPLLGYRIISVFDNDASARSPFPNVPIYYGMSGFKEWKARNNSKDVYCLVAIGGPNGKDRLEIQNFLEKQGLISVVAVHPKAFVASTVKIGAGTQVLANSAICARASLGLSAIVNTSASIDHECVIGDGVHVGPGATLAGCVWVGNCSFIGAGAVVLPRIRIGERSIIGAGSIVTKDIPDDTVAFGVPAEITGKRDGYY from the coding sequence ATGAAGAAGATAGTTTTATGGGGAGCCACGGGACAGGCTGTTGTTCTCGAAGAATTTCTCCCCCTATTGGGTTATCGTATCATTTCAGTCTTCGATAATGATGCTTCGGCGAGATCGCCTTTCCCCAACGTACCAATATATTATGGTATGTCAGGCTTTAAAGAATGGAAGGCCAGGAATAACTCGAAAGATGTTTACTGTCTCGTAGCCATAGGCGGACCAAATGGGAAGGACAGATTGGAAATCCAGAATTTTCTGGAAAAACAAGGACTCATCTCTGTTGTGGCTGTTCATCCAAAAGCATTCGTGGCAAGTACCGTGAAGATCGGCGCGGGAACTCAAGTATTAGCGAACTCTGCGATCTGCGCAAGGGCAAGCTTGGGTTTATCTGCTATAGTCAACACCTCCGCGAGCATAGATCATGAATGCGTTATTGGTGATGGAGTGCATGTTGGACCAGGCGCAACGCTTGCAGGATGCGTCTGGGTAGGAAACTGCAGCTTCATTGGAGCAGGTGCAGTTGTACTTCCTAGGATAAGAATTGGAGAACGTTCAATTATAGGCGCCGGTTCGATTGTCACAAAAGATATACCAGATGATACAGTGGCTTTTGGTGTGCCCGCAGAGATTACAGGAAAAAGAGATGGATATTATTGA